One stretch of Streptomyces sp. A2-16 DNA includes these proteins:
- a CDS encoding YciI family protein, whose product MLVVELAFTPAPERLAARPAHRAALGRLHAEGKLFAAGPWADDQGAMLVFAVERAELEEILAADPYYRSTPGVEVRAVREWAPVVGAASVNS is encoded by the coding sequence GTGCTTGTCGTGGAACTCGCCTTCACGCCCGCGCCCGAACGCCTCGCCGCCCGGCCCGCGCACCGTGCGGCGCTCGGCCGACTGCATGCCGAGGGGAAGCTGTTCGCCGCGGGGCCGTGGGCGGACGACCAGGGGGCGATGTTGGTGTTCGCGGTGGAGCGGGCCGAGCTGGAGGAGATCCTGGCGGCGGATCCGTACTACCGGTCCACTCCCGGAGTCGAGGTCCGCGCGGTCCGCGAGTGGGCGCCGGTCGTGGGCGCCGCCTCCGTCAACTCGTGA
- a CDS encoding organic hydroperoxide resistance protein: MDALYTAVATATHGRDGRAYTNDGKIDVALAPPVELGGNGQGTNPEQLFAAGYAACFGSALGLVGRQAKVDVSDAAVTAEVGIGKQGEGFGLKVSLRVELPDSVDAATGRKLVETAHQVCPYSNATRGNIEVELVIE, translated from the coding sequence ATGGACGCGCTCTACACCGCTGTCGCCACCGCCACCCACGGCCGCGACGGCCGCGCCTACACGAACGACGGCAAGATCGACGTCGCGCTGGCCCCGCCGGTGGAGCTGGGCGGCAACGGGCAGGGCACCAACCCGGAGCAGCTGTTCGCCGCCGGTTACGCCGCCTGCTTCGGCAGCGCCCTCGGCCTCGTCGGCCGCCAGGCCAAGGTGGACGTCAGCGACGCCGCCGTCACCGCCGAGGTCGGCATAGGCAAGCAGGGCGAGGGCTTCGGCCTCAAGGTCTCCCTCCGCGTCGAACTCCCCGACTCCGTGGACGCGGCAACCGGCCGCAAGCTCGTCGAGACGGCCCACCAGGTCTGCCCCTACTCCAACGCCACCCGCGGCAACATCGAGGTCGAGCTGGTCATCGAGTAG
- a CDS encoding bifunctional glycosyltransferase family 2 protein/CDP-glycerol:glycerophosphate glycerophosphotransferase, whose product MPRFSVIVPAYKVQAYLPGCLESVLSQSYEDLELIAVDDRSPDACGEIVDEFAARDPRVRAVHLARNTGLGPARNAGTAVATGDYLLFLDGDDTLAPHALRAIADRLKETGEPDVLVHDHELAHWSGETVRDAFAGQLTEQGPAPFRLEDRPGLLRVPPVAWNKAYRREFVERGGFAFPPGQHPDLPWTYPVLTTAESIATLDRVCVHHRRRRHTETAATAGHFDLFDQYDRVFAHTDAHPELAQWRPLLFRLMVDHLSAVFTDRALLPRGSRAEFLKRARDHCRAHRTPGHSVPARSRLRHTVIRLGLYRTQRLAELAQGLGRGTARPLVRLAKALHATALRLHYRVQLRLPLRADRAVFAAHGGRGHGCNPGALEEAFRTFAPHIRTAWIARPEHHHTIPTATARLRPGTAAYWTALARSKYLVANDGFDRRLVKRPGQILVQTQHGTPLKHMGLDLQERPAAARDLDFDAMLRDVDRWDYLLSPNRHTTLTWERVYPGGYTTLPYGQPRNDVFQRATSEDVRRLRELLGIPEGSVAILYAPTYRDYRRTQHTTLDLDRLVRRLGPRFVVLARAHHRHGGPLVSPASGRVIDVTGHPSVESLCLASDALVTDYSSLMFDYANLDRPIVIHSDDREAYEAARGTYFDLRSFAPGAIARSEDELTDIFATGHWRGSRSTQLRSAFRERFCPYDDGRAAERVVRHVILGETELPPVIPPADRHPVPSAAAALERPPLTSVPRPATDTPVTETL is encoded by the coding sequence GTGCCCAGGTTCAGTGTCATCGTCCCCGCGTACAAGGTGCAGGCGTATCTGCCCGGTTGCCTGGAATCGGTGCTGTCGCAGTCGTACGAGGATCTCGAGCTGATCGCGGTCGACGACCGCTCGCCGGACGCGTGCGGCGAGATCGTCGACGAGTTCGCGGCCCGCGATCCACGGGTCCGGGCGGTCCACCTGGCGCGGAACACGGGCCTCGGCCCCGCCCGCAACGCCGGGACGGCCGTGGCGACGGGCGACTACCTGCTGTTCCTCGACGGCGACGACACCCTCGCCCCGCACGCGCTGCGAGCGATCGCGGACCGGCTGAAGGAGACCGGCGAGCCGGACGTCCTGGTCCACGACCACGAGCTCGCCCACTGGTCGGGAGAGACCGTCCGCGACGCCTTCGCGGGGCAGCTCACCGAGCAGGGCCCGGCGCCGTTCCGCCTGGAGGACCGCCCGGGGCTGCTGCGGGTGCCGCCGGTGGCCTGGAACAAGGCGTACCGCAGGGAGTTCGTCGAGCGCGGGGGCTTCGCCTTCCCGCCCGGCCAGCACCCGGACCTGCCCTGGACCTACCCGGTCCTGACGACCGCCGAGTCGATCGCCACCCTGGACCGGGTCTGCGTCCACCACCGGCGGCGCCGGCACACCGAAACCGCCGCCACGGCCGGCCACTTCGACCTCTTCGACCAGTACGACAGGGTCTTCGCGCACACCGACGCGCACCCCGAACTCGCCCAGTGGCGGCCGCTGTTGTTCCGCCTGATGGTGGACCACCTGTCGGCGGTGTTCACCGACCGCGCCCTCCTTCCGCGCGGCAGCCGCGCCGAGTTCCTGAAGCGGGCCCGCGACCACTGCCGCGCCCACCGCACCCCGGGCCACTCCGTCCCGGCGCGCTCCCGGCTGCGCCACACCGTGATCCGCCTGGGTCTGTACCGCACCCAGCGGCTCGCGGAACTGGCCCAGGGACTCGGCCGAGGAACGGCCCGCCCGCTCGTCCGCCTCGCGAAGGCCCTGCACGCGACCGCCCTGCGGCTCCACTACCGCGTCCAGCTCCGTCTTCCCCTGCGCGCGGACCGTGCCGTCTTCGCCGCCCACGGGGGCCGCGGCCACGGCTGCAACCCAGGTGCGCTGGAGGAGGCGTTCCGCACCTTCGCCCCGCACATCCGCACCGCCTGGATCGCCCGCCCGGAGCACCACCACACGATCCCGACCGCGACCGCGAGGCTGCGCCCCGGCACGGCCGCCTACTGGACGGCGCTCGCCCGCTCCAAGTACCTCGTCGCCAACGACGGCTTCGACCGCCGCCTGGTCAAGCGCCCCGGCCAGATCCTCGTCCAGACCCAACACGGCACGCCCCTCAAGCACATGGGCCTTGACCTCCAGGAACGCCCGGCCGCGGCACGGGACCTGGACTTCGACGCGATGCTGCGCGACGTCGACCGCTGGGACTACTTGCTGTCGCCCAACCGCCACACCACCCTGACCTGGGAGCGGGTCTACCCCGGCGGCTACACCACGCTCCCCTACGGCCAGCCGCGCAACGACGTGTTCCAGCGGGCGACTTCGGAGGACGTACGGCGGCTGCGCGAACTGCTCGGCATCCCCGAGGGCTCGGTCGCGATCCTGTACGCGCCCACGTACCGCGACTACCGGCGCACCCAGCACACCACACTCGACCTGGACCGCCTCGTGCGCCGCCTGGGCCCCCGCTTCGTCGTGCTGGCCCGCGCCCACCACCGCCACGGCGGCCCGCTCGTCTCCCCCGCGAGCGGCCGGGTCATCGACGTCACCGGCCACCCGAGCGTCGAGTCCCTGTGCCTGGCCTCGGACGCGCTGGTCACCGACTACTCGTCCCTGATGTTCGACTACGCCAACCTGGACCGCCCGATCGTGATCCACAGCGACGACCGGGAGGCGTACGAGGCGGCCCGCGGCACCTACTTCGACCTGCGGTCCTTCGCGCCGGGGGCGATCGCGCGCAGCGAGGACGAGCTGACCGACATCTTCGCCACCGGCCACTGGCGCGGCTCCCGCTCCACCCAGCTGCGCTCGGCGTTCCGCGAGCGCTTCTGCCCGTACGACGACGGCCGCGCCGCCGAACGGGTCGTACGCCATGTCATCCTGGGCGAGACCGAGCTGCCGCCGGTGATCCCGCCGGCCGACCGGCATCCGGTGCCGTCGGCGGCGGCCGCGCTCGAGCGTCCTCCGCTGACCTCCGTGCCGCGCCCCGCGACGGACACGCCCGTCACCGAGACCCTCTAG
- a CDS encoding MarR family transcriptional regulator → MDKSPTATPAAIDWLRLDQQICFSLNAASRAFGSVYRVILKDLGITYPQYLVMLVLWEHGDLPVKKLGEHLRLDSGTLSPLLKRLEAAGLVRRERSARDERSVEVRLTEEGVALRERAVQVPRRIVSATSFDVDEIRDLRARLDQLTSALDAAVHAELPDEN, encoded by the coding sequence ATGGACAAGTCCCCGACCGCCACTCCGGCCGCCATCGACTGGCTCCGTCTGGACCAGCAGATCTGCTTCTCCCTGAACGCGGCCTCCCGTGCCTTCGGCAGCGTCTACCGCGTGATCCTCAAGGACCTGGGGATCACCTACCCGCAGTACCTGGTGATGCTGGTGCTGTGGGAGCACGGCGACCTGCCCGTCAAGAAGCTCGGCGAGCACCTGCGGCTCGACTCGGGCACCCTGTCCCCGCTCCTCAAGCGCCTGGAGGCGGCCGGCCTGGTCCGGCGCGAGCGCAGTGCCCGTGACGAGCGCTCGGTGGAGGTGCGGCTCACCGAGGAGGGCGTCGCCCTGCGCGAGCGCGCGGTGCAGGTGCCGCGCCGGATCGTCTCGGCGACCAGCTTCGACGTGGACGAGATCCGCGACCTGCGGGCCCGCCTGGACCAGCTCACCTCGGCCCTGGACGCGGCGGTGCACGCCGAGCTGCCCGACGAGAACTGA
- the galE gene encoding UDP-glucose 4-epimerase GalE yields MTWLITGGAGYIGAHVVRAMTGAGEQAVVYDDLSTGVAERVPADVPLVVGSTLDAERVAHTLADHEVTGVVHLAAKKQVGESVDLPLHYYRENVEGLRVLLEAVTTARVPSFVFSSSAAVYGMPDVPLVTERTPCAPMSPYGETKLAGEWLVRATGRATGLATACLRYFNVAGAGSPELADTGVFNIVPMVFEKLTQDAAPRIFGDDYDTPDGTCVRDYIHVADLAEAHVAAARTLQTSPGRDLTVNIGRGEGVSVREMIDHINAVTGYDRPPTVAPRRPGDPARVVASADLAATELGWKAKHDVQDMITSAWEGWVRLHPEAARG; encoded by the coding sequence ATGACCTGGCTGATCACCGGCGGCGCCGGCTACATCGGGGCGCATGTCGTGAGGGCGATGACCGGGGCGGGCGAGCAGGCGGTCGTGTACGACGACCTGTCCACCGGCGTCGCCGAGCGCGTGCCGGCCGACGTGCCGCTGGTGGTGGGTTCCACGCTGGACGCCGAGCGGGTCGCGCACACCCTCGCGGACCACGAGGTCACCGGGGTGGTCCACCTCGCGGCGAAGAAGCAGGTCGGCGAGTCGGTCGACCTGCCGCTGCACTACTACCGGGAGAACGTCGAGGGTCTGCGCGTCCTTCTGGAGGCGGTGACGACGGCCCGGGTCCCCTCCTTCGTCTTCTCCTCCTCCGCGGCGGTGTACGGCATGCCGGACGTCCCGCTGGTGACGGAGCGGACCCCGTGCGCGCCGATGTCCCCGTACGGCGAGACCAAGCTGGCCGGCGAGTGGTTGGTCCGCGCCACGGGCCGCGCGACCGGCCTCGCCACGGCCTGTCTGCGCTACTTCAACGTGGCGGGCGCGGGAAGCCCCGAGCTGGCCGACACAGGCGTCTTCAACATCGTCCCCATGGTCTTCGAGAAGCTCACGCAGGACGCGGCCCCGCGCATCTTCGGCGACGACTACGACACCCCCGACGGCACCTGCGTCCGTGACTACATCCACGTCGCCGACCTGGCCGAGGCCCACGTGGCCGCCGCCCGCACCCTGCAGACCTCCCCCGGACGCGACCTCACCGTCAACATCGGCCGCGGCGAGGGCGTCTCCGTCCGCGAGATGATCGACCACATCAACGCGGTCACCGGCTACGACCGCCCCCCGACCGTCGCCCCCCGCCGCCCCGGCGACCCGGCCCGAGTCGTCGCCTCCGCCGACCTGGCGGCCACCGAACTCGGCTGGAAGGCCAAGCACGACGTCCAGGACATGATCACGTCGGCGTGGGAGGGATGGGTGCGGCTGCATCCGGAGGCGGCCCGGGGATAG